In the Cellulomonas sp. C5510 genome, ATGCGTCGATGGTGTCTTGGATCGTCTCCGCGCGCGCGGGCACAAGGTCCCGGCTGGCTCCGCAGATGCGTGCCGCCATTCGGTGCCCGGCACCGCAGCTGCGCACCGCTGGATGCGCTCGTGGCGGGCTCCTGCGGGCGCTGCGACGGAGGTCCCGTCACGCTCCCCCCGAGCACCGCCTACGCTGTCCGGGTGCACCCGGACGACGATGCGGCAGGCACCGCCCCGGCCCGCGCGCTGCCGGCGACTCGCGAGGTGGTGCGTGCGACCGTCACGGCCGAGCCGCTCGACGTCGCCGAGCACGCCCGGATCGTCGGGCGCGACGCGGCGGGAGCCGTGGTGACCTTTGCCGGAGTGGTCCGCGACCACGACCACGGCGTCACCATCTCGTGGCTGGAGTACACCGCGCACCCGGACGCCGCGGCGATCGTCGCGGCGATCGCGCGACAGATCGCCGACGAGTTCGACATCGACGCGATCGCGGTGACACACCGGGTGGGCCGGCTGGAGATCGGGGACTGCGCGCTCGCGGCGGCCGTCTCCTCGGCGCACCGTGCCGAGG is a window encoding:
- a CDS encoding molybdenum cofactor biosynthesis protein MoaE — its product is MHPDDDAAGTAPARALPATREVVRATVTAEPLDVAEHARIVGRDAAGAVVTFAGVVRDHDHGVTISWLEYTAHPDAAAIVAAIARQIADEFDIDAIAVTHRVGRLEIGDCALAAAVSSAHRAEAFAATAELVERVKQRLPVWKRQVFADGAAEWVNSP